One genomic region from Evansella sp. LMS18 encodes:
- the bioB gene encoding biotin synthase BioB, which translates to MNQWMELANKVLDGGCITNDEALSILACPDDDVLLLMHSSFQIRKQYFGKKVKLNMIMNAKSGLCPENCGYCSQSSISKAPIDTYKMVDKETLLNGAKRAYELNIGTYCIVASGRGPSNKEIDHVVDAVREIKDTYGMKICACLGILRPEQAVRLKEAGVDRYNHNINTSEQHHSNITTSHTYDDRVSTVEMAKSSGMSPCSGVIVGMKESRQDVVNMANNLKALDADSIPVNFLHAIDGTPLEGVKELNPLYCLKVLALFRFINPTKEIRISGGREVNLRSLQPLGLYAANSIFVGDYLTTAGQEDSEDHKMLLDLGFEVESVEEMKENLAAGK; encoded by the coding sequence ATGAACCAATGGATGGAACTTGCAAATAAGGTGTTAGATGGTGGATGTATAACAAATGATGAGGCACTTTCAATTTTAGCCTGTCCTGATGATGATGTTCTATTACTGATGCATTCATCATTCCAAATCAGAAAGCAGTACTTTGGGAAAAAAGTAAAACTAAATATGATCATGAATGCAAAATCAGGCCTGTGTCCTGAGAATTGTGGCTATTGTTCTCAATCCTCGATTTCAAAAGCACCAATCGACACTTATAAAATGGTAGATAAAGAGACTCTATTAAATGGAGCAAAGCGTGCGTACGAATTAAATATTGGAACATATTGTATTGTTGCGAGTGGACGTGGTCCTTCAAATAAAGAAATCGATCATGTAGTTGACGCAGTAAGAGAAATAAAAGATACATATGGAATGAAAATCTGTGCGTGCCTTGGAATATTAAGGCCGGAGCAAGCGGTACGATTAAAAGAAGCGGGGGTTGACCGTTATAACCACAACATTAATACCTCGGAACAGCATCATTCGAATATAACGACCTCACATACATACGACGATCGAGTAAGCACAGTTGAAATGGCAAAAAGTTCTGGAATGTCTCCCTGCTCTGGTGTCATCGTAGGAATGAAAGAATCCAGGCAGGATGTTGTAAATATGGCCAATAATTTAAAAGCGTTAGATGCAGATTCGATTCCTGTTAACTTTTTGCATGCCATTGATGGTACACCGCTAGAAGGAGTAAAGGAATTAAATCCATTGTATTGCTTAAAAGTATTAGCACTTTTCCGCTTTATTAACCCAACAAAAGAAATTCGCATTTCCGGTGGTAGAGAAGTTAATCTTCGATCATTGCAGCCTCTTGGACTTTATGCAGCAAACTCTATTTTTGTTGGGGACTACTTAACGACTGCAGGTCAAGAAGACAGTGAAGACCATAAGATGCTCCTGGACTTAGGGTTTGAGGTGGAGAGTGTGGAAGAAATGAAAGAAAATCTTGCTGCAGGTAAATAA